The genomic DNA GCTTTAAAGGTGAAGCTCGTTACCGGATCAGTAGTTATACTACCCAAACTCGACATGTAAGGTGCTTGGGCAAATGCATAGGAAGCGAACATTAAAATGATGAGTATGATTCGCATGATTGTTTCTCTCCAGTTAACCCAGATTCAAATAAAGATAAGAAAATATTGAGGTTACTGTTACAAAATACGACATGTTTTGTCGATTTTCTGTGATTGAGTCACACGAGCTATGCAATCGTTTCCAATCGAATCAAGCTAAATACTAACACATCAAGTAGTTACCACTCGACCTTGGTACCCGGCTTCATCCTCTTAGAGTAGACAATATCATTACTTATCAAATATTAAATTTAGTGCTACAATATTAACATCCCAATTAACGATTTTTGTTCGATGTACTGACGGGGAGTCATTCGAATGGAGTGTGACATGAAATCAATCCTTGACCCCGTTGGGTAAGAGTCTTGGAAGTAGTATCTTGCAACGATGGAAACTCACACAACACCCAGTCAAATATCCAGACAGCCGCTTCTATGGCTGATTGGCGGGCTTTTACTTCTTGCTGTTTACCAGCTTGCCCGATTGGTCACCGGCCTGCAGCCGGGCGATGGTAGCGAATTAGGAACCGTAGTTCGGTTTTTTGGCGTTGCCCACCCTACCGGATACTCGCTTTATACAACCCTCGGAAGACTCTTCTTCCACTTTGCTCGCGATGGTCAACTTGCAGTCGCCCTATTAACAAGACTTTGCTGGATCGCCGCTGTTGTGATGCTGGTTTATCCCCGCAACACCTACAAACTCACGGTGTCCGGTGCGATGTTGCGACTTGCTTGGGCGTTGTTTGCGTTCGAGTGGACCGCTTCGATGCAAATGGCGTACGCGGAAGTGTATGCCCCTTTGTTTCTGTTACTCGTTGTTGCAATCCGTTGGCTGACGAATCCTGCTACCGCATTACTTGGCGCATTTTTCGCGGCTTTGGCAATCTCCCATCACTGGTTGGGATTGGGCATTCTACCGATTGTAGTGTTTGGTTATGTTCAATGGCGCAGAATCGGTGATAATCGTTCGTTGTCGCATCTTGGTGTTTATGTGGGCACGTTTCTGTTGGGACTCACCCCTTGGCTCATCTATGGCTTTCGCGGCGATCCCTCGATTCCCGCAAGTTGGGCGGCGATTTCGACTTGGCCGGAAGTCTGGAAACACATCACCGGAAATCAATATCTCGCTCAATCCGGTTGGTCTTTTGAGACTGTTTTTGCCAGCGATTTCTGGTTGAAGAAGTTTGTGTCCAGCATTGGTCTATTCGCAATCCTGTCCGCATTACTACTCGTATTCAAACTGCGGGATTGGCGTGCGCAAGGTCAAAGTGTGTTGCGCGAAGCGGGCTTCTGGCAAAGCGTTGCTGAATTTTGCGGACTGACCATTTTTTTATTGCTGTATCTCGGTTATCCAATTCCCGACCGTCAAGGCTACCAAGCCGGTGCGGCAGTCATTGTGCTACTCTGGGGATTACGGGGTTTGTTGTTTGGACACGAAATAATCGAAGTTAAAAAACCGAAACTGGTTATTCCCCTGACAATCCTTTTCGTAATCGTTACGGGGTATAGTTTCCTCTTGCAGGAAAGACGTACTACCAATCAAATCCGGGAACAGGTTTCGCTACGTGAGCAGTTCGCAAATGCTGTGTTTAATCGGTTACCGGCGGGAACGATGTTGCTTGCCGGTGGTGATCACACAACATTTGGTTTAATCGCAGCAGAGTTATCGCGAGGAGAAGGAAAATCGGTCACGATCTTGGATCGATATGTTCGACGGTCGGAACTCATCCGGCAATTGGATCGACTCCCTGCAATTCAAGAATCATTCGACGATCCCCGCTGGATGCTTGCCGTTGGTTACAAAGGCCCGTTGGGAATTCTTGGCGATCCTTTCTCCAGTGGCCATGATGGCGAAGCGTTTCGCTTTCAATTACAACAGCAACGGTTAAGTAATCCCGATTTCTTGAAAGGTCTCGATATCGTTCCGCGAGGCGTTTACTACCAGATTCGTCGGCCGGGTGAACCATTGCTACCGGAAATTGTTTTTCCTGTAACAATTGGCGATTCGGAAGACCCGCTACGATTATCGCTGTATTGGTTGCAACAATCGTGGGCAAAATCGACTCTTAGTACTGTACAAACGATTGGACATGAGCTGATTCGGGTTCACCGGGCGGATTTATTAGCGGAATTTGGTGTCCATCTGCGCGGTAGAGGTTTACTTAGCGAATCCGAATGGTGTTATCGTAAAGCAATGGATTACTATCCACCGGGCAGTGAAAAACAAATGCAACTTGTTCATTCCATTGCGAATCTTTACCGTGACCGGGGAAATGCCGCATTAGCCGCCAATAATCGGGAAGTCGCATTAGAACAGTTTCAAGCAGCATTAACAATCGAACCGGAACACTTAGCAACCTTGCGCAATGTTGGCTTGTTGTTGCTAACCGATACAAAAAACTTTGAGCAGGCATTACCAATTCTACAAAAGTATTTAGCCCGACAACGCGACCCGCAGATAGAAGCGTTATTAAACGAGGGGGGGAAAATGCTGATCACTCTTCCCACTCCTAACAAAGCGGGGAATTGATGTTTGTCGATTATGCGACGTTACGAATCCAAGCGGGGAAAGGCGGCGACGGCTGCGTCAGCTTCCGCCGCGAGAAGTTTATCCCGAAAGGTGGTCCCGACGGCGGCGATGGCGGCCGTGGCGGCGATGTTGTATTCCTGGTCGATCCAAATCGCTCCACGTTGCTCGATTTCCGCTATGTAAAGCATTATGAAGCGGAAAACGGAAAACCAGGTTCGGGAAACCAGATGACGGGACGCGATGGCAAAGATATCGTGATTCCAGTGCCGCCAGGCACACTCTTCCGCGACAAGAACAGCGGGGAAATCATTGCCGATTTAACCGAACCGGGACAACGTTGGGTAGCGGCTAAAGGGGGGAAGCCGGGTCGCGGGAATGTCAATTTTGCAACTCCGGTCAATCAAGCACCGCGCAAAGCTACCTTGGGCAAGCCGGGCGGTGAATTGGAATTGGTGCTTGAGTTAAAACTTATCGCTGACGTTGGATTGGTTGGGAAACCGAATGCCGGGAAATCGACACTGTTAGCTGCGCTCTCAGCTGCGCGACCGAAAATCGCCGATTACCCGTTTACCACTTTAGAACCGAACTTGGGTATCGTCAAGGTCGCCGATTACGCCAGTTTTGTGATGGCGGATATTCCCGGGTTAATCGAAGGGGCAAGTGAGGGAAAGGGATTAGGACATCGGTTTTTACGCCATGTTGAACGCACCCGTTTGTTGCTGTTTTTGATACCAGCCGACACCGAAGATCCCGCTGGGGAACTGGCAATGCTGAAAAGCGAGTTAGCGGAATATTCACCGGAGCTTTCGACTCATCCGGCGTTAGTCGCCCGCTCGAAGGCAGACTTGATTACCGCGGACACTCCGGCGTTTCCCGCCGATCTGACTTTTTCAGGGGTGACCCGCGAAGGGTTACAGGAGCTGACACGGGCAATCTGGAAACGGTTGGAAGAGATTCCCCGGGCGGTCGTTACATCACATTCTGGTGATTCTGACGAAGATGAATGAGCTGCAGGCATTAATCGCGTTGCTTTCGGTCGATGGCGTCGGGCCGCGACGATGTGCCCGGTTATTGTCGAAATTCTATACCGCCGAAGGGGTGCTTCATGCCTCCTACGACGATTTGTTGCATGTTGAAGACATCGGCGAAAATACGGCAAAATCGATCCTCTCCGCACGGAATTACTTTTCCGATGCGGAGAAGATTCTCGAAGCGGTAGAAAAACGCGGTTACGATATCATCACGTACTATTCACCGGAGTATCCGCCGCCGTTAAAAGAAATTGCCGATGCGCCGATTCTGTTGTACCGAACAGGCCCACTGCGACCGGATTGGACGAAATCGATTGCGATTGTGGGGAGCCGGTTAGCTACGGAGTACGGAAAAAAAGTCGCGTATCAATTGGCAGAGGAGTTTTCAGCGAGTGGTTGGGCAGTCGTAAGCGGAATGGCAGTCGGAATCGATGGGGCGGCTCATCGCGGTGCGCTGGCTGGATTAGTCGGAGGTACTGCCGGTGTATTGGGGTGTGGGTTGGATGTCGAATATCCCCCTCAACATCGCACTCTCTTTGCCGAATTACGGGAGCAAGGGTTATTGCTCTCGGAGTATCCCCCAGCAGTCCAACCGGATGCCCGCTTTTTTCCGCAACGGAATCGTATTATTAGCGGGATTACCCGGGGAACGATTGTCGTAGAAGCACGAGAGAAATCGGGGGCTTTACTGACGGCAGACTCTGCGCTGGAGCAAAACCGTGACTTGTTTGCAGTTCCGGGGATGATAACAGCGCCGATGTCGCGGGGGCCACACCGATTAATCCAAAACGGTGCGAAATTGATAACATGTGCTTCCGATGTACTCAACGAATATGACCAAGCGCTACGCGCGAAACCGCAACCGCTGGTGCACCGCGGGGAACTAACCGGATTGGAAGCCGTTCTATATCAACGGTTAGAGGGTTCGGCACTCAGTGCGGATTTTCTTGCCGAGCGCAGCGGCGCTGGAATCGGGGAAGTATTGGCAGCGCTAACGGCGATGCAGTTAAAAGGTTTGGTGGTTCAATCCGGTGGCGAATATCACTGTGTTGGGAGGTAGAGTCGGATGAGAAAGAAACTCGCAGTCTTCGGATTATTAATCGTTGCCCTTGGGTTGGCGTTTACTGCAGGGTATCGGGTGGCGCACAGCCAAGTCGACAAAGGGGGCTCGCTTACTTTCCATCTCCAGAAGTTCTCGGAAGTAATCGCGAATATCCGCAATAATTACGTCGAAGAACCCAACATGGGCGATGTCATCGAGGGGGCAATCAGCGGCGCCCTCGAAAAACTTGACCCTCACTCCTCCTACATTCCCGCGAAGGAAGAAGAGCGGATTGAAGAGCAGTTCAGCGGCAGTTTCGAGGGAATCGGCATCCAATTCATGATTTTTGAGAAGCTGTTGACAGTCATCGCTCCGATCCCGGGAACGCCCGCCGAACGAATGGGGATGCGGAACGGCGATAAAATTATTAACATCGACGGGAAAAGCGCTTACGGTATCAAAGAAGAAGAAGTATTCAAGCGCATCCGCGGACCCCACGGCTCGAAGGTAAAG from bacterium includes the following:
- the dprA gene encoding DNA-processing protein DprA; the encoded protein is MNELQALIALLSVDGVGPRRCARLLSKFYTAEGVLHASYDDLLHVEDIGENTAKSILSARNYFSDAEKILEAVEKRGYDIITYYSPEYPPPLKEIADAPILLYRTGPLRPDWTKSIAIVGSRLATEYGKKVAYQLAEEFSASGWAVVSGMAVGIDGAAHRGALAGLVGGTAGVLGCGLDVEYPPQHRTLFAELREQGLLLSEYPPAVQPDARFFPQRNRIISGITRGTIVVEAREKSGALLTADSALEQNRDLFAVPGMITAPMSRGPHRLIQNGAKLITCASDVLNEYDQALRAKPQPLVHRGELTGLEAVLYQRLEGSALSADFLAERSGAGIGEVLAALTAMQLKGLVVQSGGEYHCVGR
- the obgE gene encoding GTPase ObgE; the protein is MFVDYATLRIQAGKGGDGCVSFRREKFIPKGGPDGGDGGRGGDVVFLVDPNRSTLLDFRYVKHYEAENGKPGSGNQMTGRDGKDIVIPVPPGTLFRDKNSGEIIADLTEPGQRWVAAKGGKPGRGNVNFATPVNQAPRKATLGKPGGELELVLELKLIADVGLVGKPNAGKSTLLAALSAARPKIADYPFTTLEPNLGIVKVADYASFVMADIPGLIEGASEGKGLGHRFLRHVERTRLLLFLIPADTEDPAGELAMLKSELAEYSPELSTHPALVARSKADLITADTPAFPADLTFSGVTREGLQELTRAIWKRLEEIPRAVVTSHSGDSDEDE
- a CDS encoding DUF2723 domain-containing protein; its protein translation is METHTTPSQISRQPLLWLIGGLLLLAVYQLARLVTGLQPGDGSELGTVVRFFGVAHPTGYSLYTTLGRLFFHFARDGQLAVALLTRLCWIAAVVMLVYPRNTYKLTVSGAMLRLAWALFAFEWTASMQMAYAEVYAPLFLLLVVAIRWLTNPATALLGAFFAALAISHHWLGLGILPIVVFGYVQWRRIGDNRSLSHLGVYVGTFLLGLTPWLIYGFRGDPSIPASWAAISTWPEVWKHITGNQYLAQSGWSFETVFASDFWLKKFVSSIGLFAILSALLLVFKLRDWRAQGQSVLREAGFWQSVAEFCGLTIFLLLYLGYPIPDRQGYQAGAAVIVLLWGLRGLLFGHEIIEVKKPKLVIPLTILFVIVTGYSFLLQERRTTNQIREQVSLREQFANAVFNRLPAGTMLLAGGDHTTFGLIAAELSRGEGKSVTILDRYVRRSELIRQLDRLPAIQESFDDPRWMLAVGYKGPLGILGDPFSSGHDGEAFRFQLQQQRLSNPDFLKGLDIVPRGVYYQIRRPGEPLLPEIVFPVTIGDSEDPLRLSLYWLQQSWAKSTLSTVQTIGHELIRVHRADLLAEFGVHLRGRGLLSESEWCYRKAMDYYPPGSEKQMQLVHSIANLYRDRGNAALAANNREVALEQFQAALTIEPEHLATLRNVGLLLLTDTKNFEQALPILQKYLARQRDPQIEALLNEGGKMLITLPTPNKAGN